A genome region from Dolichospermum compactum NIES-806 includes the following:
- a CDS encoding NAD(P)H-dependent glycerol-3-phosphate dehydrogenase: MTNHQLPNLKSVVILGAGAWGTALAKLAAINGHQVHLWSRSDFQPLEKVLEHQNAQIILSAISMKGVRDVASMVQCWPLSPQRIFVTATKGLEPHTTYTPSQIWQAAFPDHPVVVLSGPNLSQEIAQELPAATVVASKNTNAAQTVQLVFSSSRFRVYTNPDPVGVELGGTLKNVIAIAAGVCDGLHLGTNAKAALVTRGLTEMVRIGQILGAKTETFYGLSGLGDLLATCNSPLSRNYQVGYQLANGKTLQGVMANLPGTAEGVNTCRVLMEIAQQQGIAIPITEQVYQLLEGEVTPRLALDKLMLRDIKPEFDNFPTEQIW, encoded by the coding sequence ATGACCAATCACCAATTACCAAATTTAAAATCTGTCGTTATTCTTGGTGCAGGGGCTTGGGGTACAGCTTTGGCCAAATTAGCAGCCATTAATGGTCATCAGGTGCATCTATGGTCACGTTCTGACTTCCAACCTCTAGAAAAAGTATTAGAGCATCAAAATGCTCAAATAATCTTGTCGGCTATTTCCATGAAAGGGGTGAGAGATGTGGCTTCTATGGTGCAGTGTTGGCCCCTATCTCCACAAAGAATCTTTGTCACCGCAACTAAGGGACTAGAACCACACACTACATACACACCTTCGCAAATTTGGCAAGCAGCTTTTCCTGATCATCCAGTGGTGGTTTTATCAGGTCCCAATCTATCCCAGGAAATTGCCCAGGAATTACCAGCGGCAACGGTAGTAGCAAGTAAAAATACCAATGCTGCCCAAACAGTCCAACTAGTATTTTCCTCCAGTCGCTTTCGTGTTTATACTAATCCTGACCCTGTGGGCGTAGAATTAGGGGGAACACTGAAAAATGTGATAGCGATCGCCGCAGGTGTATGTGATGGGTTACACTTAGGAACAAATGCCAAAGCTGCCTTAGTCACTCGTGGCTTAACCGAAATGGTGCGAATAGGTCAGATTTTAGGCGCGAAAACGGAAACATTTTATGGTTTATCCGGTCTAGGGGATTTATTAGCAACCTGCAACAGCCCCTTAAGTCGCAATTATCAAGTTGGTTATCAATTAGCCAATGGAAAAACGCTGCAAGGAGTTATGGCAAATCTTCCAGGCACAGCCGAAGGTGTGAACACTTGTCGGGTATTAATGGAAATCGCCCAACAACAAGGCATTGCTATTCCCATTACCGAGCAAGTATACCAACTGCTGGAAGGAGAAGTTACACCAAGACTTGCATTAGATAAACTGATGTTACGAGACATAAAGCCCGAATTTGATAATTTTCCTACAGAACAAATATGGTAA
- a CDS encoding M48 family metalloprotease produces the protein MSESSAVQKPMLKYAHQIGWEYLTKNLLVPNHGKLFKCFMSAYLPDWEEKEQKLQMSQNSPNNSKFSSDFLPSPQTTKNTDDTNHQPTTPEL, from the coding sequence ATGAGCGAATCATCAGCAGTACAAAAACCAATGCTAAAATACGCCCATCAAATTGGGTGGGAATACCTCACAAAAAATTTACTCGTTCCCAATCACGGTAAACTGTTTAAATGCTTTATGTCTGCTTATTTACCTGATTGGGAAGAGAAAGAGCAAAAATTACAAATGTCTCAAAATTCGCCTAATAACTCTAAATTTTCTTCTGATTTTCTACCATCTCCCCAAACGACAAAAAACACCGATGACACCAACCATCAACCCACAACGCCGGAACTTTAA
- the lipA gene encoding lipoyl synthase, which produces MTVKPDWLRVKAPQWERVGNVKEILRDLALNTVCEEASCPNIGECFNAGTATFLIMGPACTRACPYCDIDFEKKPQALDPTEPTRLAKAVERMQLNHVVITSVNRDDLPDGGASQFVHCINAIHEVSPHTTIEVLIPDLCGNWQALEIILQAKPEVINHNTETIPRLYRRVRPQGNYDRTMELLQRSRQISPTTYTKSGIMVGLGETDAEIRQVMADLRRVDCDILTIGQYLQPSQKHLQVSDFITPEQFAAWQTFGEELGFLQVVSSPLTRSSYHAEQVRELMKRYPR; this is translated from the coding sequence GTGACTGTAAAACCAGACTGGTTGAGAGTGAAAGCACCTCAATGGGAGCGTGTTGGTAACGTTAAAGAGATTTTACGGGATTTAGCCCTGAATACTGTTTGCGAAGAAGCCTCCTGTCCCAATATTGGGGAATGCTTCAACGCGGGTACTGCCACATTTTTGATTATGGGTCCAGCTTGCACCAGGGCTTGTCCTTATTGTGACATTGACTTTGAAAAGAAACCCCAAGCATTAGATCCCACCGAACCCACAAGACTAGCGAAAGCAGTGGAACGGATGCAGCTTAATCACGTCGTGATTACTTCCGTCAACCGAGATGATTTACCAGATGGTGGTGCATCTCAGTTTGTCCACTGTATTAATGCTATTCATGAAGTTTCACCTCATACGACAATAGAAGTATTAATTCCCGACTTATGTGGTAATTGGCAAGCTTTAGAAATAATTCTCCAAGCGAAACCAGAAGTAATTAACCACAATACAGAAACCATTCCTCGCTTATATCGTCGTGTGCGTCCCCAGGGAAATTACGATCGCACAATGGAATTATTACAACGTTCTCGGCAAATTTCTCCCACCACTTACACCAAATCTGGTATCATGGTCGGCTTAGGTGAAACAGATGCGGAAATTCGCCAAGTTATGGCAGACCTACGAAGAGTAGATTGTGATATTTTGACAATTGGGCAATATCTCCAACCCAGTCAAAAACACTTACAAGTATCTGACTTCATCACACCAGAACAATTTGCCGCGTGGCAAACTTTTGGCGAAGAACTAGGATTTTTACAAGTTGTTTCTTCACCATTGACAAGAAGCTCCTATCATGCAGAGCAAGTCAGAGAATTAATGAAACGTTACCCCAGATAG
- a CDS encoding restriction endonuclease subunit S domain-containing protein, with protein MSFSHFTKRNTPHFYFVYLLTLNRNIVHPVLFPLPKEEEQKEIADILKSGDTKIQALEKEISLTDELFQAALEKLMTGKLSTQPLIEV; from the coding sequence TTGAGTTTCAGCCATTTTACAAAACGCAATACCCCTCATTTTTATTTTGTTTACCTACTTACATTAAACAGAAATATAGTTCATCCTGTTCTTTTTCCTTTACCAAAAGAAGAAGAACAAAAGGAAATTGCAGATATTTTAAAATCAGGCGATACCAAAATTCAAGCCTTAGAAAAAGAAATCTCCCTCACAGATGAATTATTCCAGGCTGCCCTAGAAAAACTAATGACAGGGAAACTATCCACACAACCATTAATAGAGGTTTAA
- a CDS encoding peptidoglycan-binding domain-containing protein: protein MENLAYLHLAFANQDEETTELISLSSLFKTAATPNWQLFSGSAWKYMIPVALTVSILNNVSSVFALEKNDNAATVNHLEQNWISQVETNNLEQNEISQIETTNNQIISTAPITTTTPNNIISVSNKRKNPNLLSKGDEGADVKVLQERLKIAGFYYGNSTGIFGPITQEAVKRFQKAYQLTVDGVVGKSTLAKLPAVTDENQTTTSQKSDHPDILSLGDRGEAVRILQEQLITAGFLQNQPNGYYGSNTVDAVKRFQKQYKLEINGLAGQTTRSKLHSLVKNSTKSDFTTLEIQRRLQKKGFYKGQINGMMASDTKKAISRAQEFYGISLKDIGGVRR, encoded by the coding sequence ATGGAAAATCTTGCGTATTTACATTTAGCTTTTGCCAATCAAGACGAAGAAACCACTGAGTTAATATCCCTCAGTTCTTTATTTAAAACAGCAGCCACACCAAATTGGCAACTCTTTTCTGGTAGTGCGTGGAAATACATGATTCCCGTGGCTTTAACTGTATCTATTTTGAATAATGTTAGTAGTGTTTTCGCCTTAGAAAAAAATGATAACGCTGCTACCGTAAACCATCTCGAACAAAATTGGATATCCCAAGTTGAAACCAACAATCTCGAACAAAACGAAATATCTCAAATTGAAACCACCAATAACCAAATTATCAGTACAGCCCCAATAACCACTACTACCCCAAATAATATTATTTCCGTGAGTAACAAGCGCAAAAACCCCAATCTCCTCAGCAAAGGTGATGAAGGTGCAGATGTCAAAGTTTTACAAGAACGCTTGAAAATCGCTGGTTTTTATTATGGTAATTCCACAGGCATTTTTGGTCCAATTACTCAAGAAGCGGTAAAACGATTCCAAAAAGCTTATCAACTCACAGTTGATGGTGTTGTCGGTAAATCCACATTAGCCAAATTACCAGCAGTCACCGATGAAAATCAAACAACTACTTCTCAAAAATCAGATCACCCAGATATACTTAGTTTAGGCGATCGCGGTGAAGCCGTCAGAATTCTCCAAGAACAACTAATCACCGCCGGATTTCTCCAAAATCAGCCCAATGGTTACTATGGTTCTAACACAGTTGATGCCGTCAAACGCTTTCAAAAACAATACAAACTAGAAATCAATGGCCTAGCTGGACAAACCACCCGTTCTAAGTTACATAGTTTAGTTAAGAACTCCACCAAAAGTGATTTCACCACCCTAGAAATCCAAAGACGACTACAGAAAAAAGGTTTCTATAAGGGTCAAATCAACGGCATGATGGCATCTGATACCAAAAAAGCAATTAGTCGCGCTCAAGAATTTTATGGTATCAGTCTCAAAGATATAGGGGGAGTCAGGAGGTAA
- a CDS encoding type I restriction-modification system subunit M N-terminal domain-containing protein — MSFTPTCTRYYIPQQYNWEKIRFHPKEGLGEFITTAMRKIAGFNKNLSGILTLKDYNEKQHDQRVLDDDRLSDLIEVISPHHLGLKNANADREIGDILADLAGNCSPPLSLTRDQGFR, encoded by the coding sequence ATGTCATTTACGCCAACCTGTACTAGATACTATATTCCTCAACAATATAATTGGGAGAAAATTCGTTTTCATCCTAAAGAGGGTTTAGGAGAATTTATAACTACGGCTATGCGAAAAATAGCCGGTTTTAATAAGAATTTATCGGGTATATTGACCCTAAAAGACTACAACGAAAAACAACATGATCAGCGTGTTTTAGATGATGATAGATTATCAGATTTAATTGAAGTTATCAGTCCTCATCATTTGGGGTTGAAAAATGCCAATGCTGATCGTGAAATTGGTGATATTTTAGCAGATTTAGCAGGTAACTGTTCACCCCCCCTATCTTTAACGAGAGATCAAGGGTTTCGATAA
- a CDS encoding type II toxin-antitoxin system VapC family toxin → MKIEDYLIQGKKLFLDTAPVIYYVENNPQYQSLVNYVFENLDSGLLSAVTSPITLSECLVYPYRLGLTELKEDFIDLIVSGVNVEFIQIDELIAKQASQLRAKYNLALLDSLQISVAIVAKCDVFLTNDIQLKRVTELPILVLSDFLAGGKNG, encoded by the coding sequence ATGAAGATTGAAGATTATTTAATTCAGGGTAAAAAGTTATTTCTGGATACTGCACCAGTAATTTATTATGTTGAGAATAATCCTCAATATCAATCGTTAGTTAATTATGTATTTGAGAATCTTGATTCAGGTTTGCTGAGTGCTGTTACTTCTCCTATCACTTTATCTGAGTGTTTAGTTTATCCTTATCGTTTAGGATTAACTGAACTAAAAGAGGATTTTATTGATTTGATTGTTTCTGGTGTAAATGTTGAGTTTATTCAAATTGATGAATTAATTGCTAAACAAGCCTCTCAATTACGAGCTAAATATAATTTGGCTTTATTAGATTCTTTACAAATTTCTGTGGCTATTGTGGCTAAGTGTGATGTATTTTTAACGAATGATATTCAATTGAAACGAGTAACAGAATTACCAATTTTAGTTTTGAGTGATTTTTTGGCAGGTGGTAAAAATGGATAA
- a CDS encoding restriction endonuclease subunit S: protein MDKIELPPSWKSIQLGQVVSLQRGKDLPKTERQTGVYPVVGSNGIVGYHSEFMSHGPGVMVGRSGSVGKITWIECYYWALNTSLYVKNFHGNDPLFIRYFLSYLKLGKYASGVSVPK from the coding sequence ATGGATAAAATAGAATTACCTCCTAGTTGGAAATCTATCCAGTTAGGACAAGTTGTTAGTTTGCAAAGGGGTAAAGACCTCCCAAAAACAGAAAGACAGACTGGTGTTTATCCAGTAGTTGGTTCTAATGGTATTGTTGGTTATCACTCAGAATTTATGTCACACGGTCCAGGTGTAATGGTTGGTCGGAGTGGTAGCGTAGGGAAAATAACCTGGATTGAATGTTATTATTGGGCATTAAATACATCTTTATACGTTAAAAATTTTCATGGTAACGACCCATTATTTATCAGATATTTTCTGAGTTATTTAAAGTTGGGTAAGTATGCTTCAGGTGTTAGTGTACCTAAGTAA
- a CDS encoding Fur family transcriptional regulator, whose product MTVYTTGSLKAELNDRGWRLTPQRETILHIFQELPQGEHLSAEDLYHRLETDGEGISLSTIYRTLKLMARMGILRELELGEGHKHYEINQPYPHHHHHLICVRCNSTIEFKNDSVLKIGGKTAQKEGFHLLDCQMTIHAVCPKCQRALMPL is encoded by the coding sequence ATGACTGTCTACACAACTGGTTCACTTAAAGCAGAATTAAACGACCGTGGCTGGCGTTTAACTCCACAGCGCGAAACAATTCTACATATTTTTCAGGAACTCCCGCAAGGCGAACATTTAAGTGCAGAGGACCTATATCATCGTTTAGAAACTGATGGTGAAGGGATTAGTTTATCAACTATTTATCGCACTTTAAAGTTAATGGCGAGAATGGGGATTTTGCGGGAGTTAGAATTGGGTGAGGGGCATAAACATTATGAAATTAATCAGCCTTATCCCCATCACCACCATCACCTCATTTGTGTTCGCTGTAATTCGACTATTGAGTTTAAGAATGACTCAGTTTTAAAGATTGGCGGGAAAACAGCGCAAAAAGAGGGGTTTCATTTATTAGATTGTCAAATGACAATTCATGCTGTGTGTCCTAAGTGTCAAAGAGCATTGATGCCGCTTTAG
- the sigC gene encoding RNA polymerase sigma factor SigC: MPATSFYKNAAHEGQNPSPPLDIEINNDDLPDLDMAAVESDLALAAQTSRSSTDLVRLYLQEIGRVRLLGRDEEVAEAQKVQRYLRMRLLLSAAATEGDAVIAPYARLMEVQERLTSELGHRPSLERWATTAGINLPDLKPTLANGKRRWAEIANLTVEELEQVQAQGLQAKSHMIKANLRLVVSVAKKYQNRGLELLDLVQEGTLGLERAVEKFDPTKGYRFSTYAYWWIRQGITRAIATSSRTIRLPVHITEKLNKIKKAQRKIAQEKGRTPTLEDLAIELDMTAIQVREVLLRVPRSVSLETKVGKDKDTELGELLETDTITPEEMLMRESLHKDLHNLLDDLTSRERDVISMRFGLSDGHAYSLAEIGRALDLSRERVRQIESKALQKLRQPKRRNLIRDYLESLS, translated from the coding sequence ATGCCAGCAACATCTTTTTATAAAAATGCCGCCCACGAAGGGCAAAATCCTAGTCCACCCTTGGATATTGAAATCAATAATGATGATTTGCCAGATTTAGATATGGCTGCTGTTGAGTCTGACTTAGCCTTAGCCGCGCAAACTAGCCGAAGTAGCACAGACTTGGTACGCCTCTATCTACAAGAAATTGGTCGAGTCCGCTTGTTAGGAAGAGATGAGGAAGTTGCTGAAGCCCAAAAAGTACAGCGATATTTACGGATGAGGTTATTGCTTAGTGCTGCTGCCACTGAGGGAGACGCTGTAATTGCCCCTTATGCGCGGTTAATGGAGGTACAGGAGCGGTTGACATCAGAACTAGGACACCGCCCTTCTTTGGAACGGTGGGCGACTACTGCGGGGATAAATTTACCTGATCTCAAGCCGACTTTAGCCAATGGGAAAAGACGCTGGGCCGAAATTGCTAATTTAACAGTAGAAGAACTAGAACAAGTTCAAGCTCAAGGACTACAAGCCAAATCGCACATGATTAAGGCGAATTTGCGTTTAGTGGTATCTGTTGCCAAAAAGTACCAAAATCGGGGTTTGGAATTGTTGGATTTGGTGCAAGAAGGGACTTTAGGTTTAGAACGGGCCGTTGAGAAGTTTGATCCTACAAAGGGTTATCGTTTTAGTACCTATGCTTACTGGTGGATTCGTCAAGGCATTACCAGAGCGATCGCTACTTCTAGCCGCACTATTCGCCTACCGGTCCATATTACCGAAAAGCTCAACAAAATTAAAAAGGCGCAACGGAAAATTGCCCAAGAAAAAGGTCGCACTCCGACTTTAGAAGACCTAGCCATTGAGTTGGATATGACAGCTATCCAAGTCCGGGAAGTGTTATTGAGAGTTCCTCGGTCTGTGTCCTTGGAAACGAAGGTAGGGAAGGATAAAGATACTGAATTAGGCGAATTGCTGGAGACTGATACGATTACGCCAGAGGAGATGTTAATGCGAGAATCTTTACATAAGGATTTGCATAATCTTCTTGATGATTTAACCAGTCGAGAACGGGATGTTATCTCGATGCGCTTTGGCTTGTCCGATGGTCATGCTTACTCTTTAGCAGAAATTGGTCGCGCCCTTGATTTATCACGGGAAAGGGTCAGACAAATTGAATCCAAGGCTTTACAAAAACTCCGCCAACCCAAACGTCGTAATCTCATCCGCGACTATCTAGAGTCGTTAAGTTAG
- a CDS encoding type I restriction-modification system subunit M N-terminal domain-containing protein, with protein sequence MPRGTRKSTKKQPAENNTPGLLSILEEIDKTEERLDIPTMETWLWDAACKIRGSTDAPKYKDFILPLIFYKRLSDN encoded by the coding sequence TTGCCACGTGGAACTAGAAAAAGCACTAAAAAACAACCAGCCGAAAATAATACGCCTGGGCTGTTATCTATATTAGAAGAAATTGATAAAACTGAGGAACGTTTAGACATTCCCACAATGGAAACATGGCTGTGGGATGCAGCTTGTAAAATACGCGGTTCTACAGATGCACCAAAATACAAAGATTTTATTCTACCGTTAATTTTCTATAAACGTTTATCTGATAACTAA
- a CDS encoding DUF2281 domain-containing protein, whose amino-acid sequence MTQAVEKQESILDRVQNLTPEQQEEVLNFIDFLQFKRQKQDLEPKKRRKWGDIKGKAPYRLVGEDAQIWVSRNRREETENRELHLRSNYED is encoded by the coding sequence ATGACTCAAGCTGTGGAAAAACAAGAATCTATTTTAGATAGAGTCCAGAATTTAACACCGGAACAACAGGAAGAGGTATTAAATTTTATTGATTTTTTGCAATTTAAGAGACAAAAGCAGGATTTAGAGCCAAAAAAACGCCGTAAATGGGGAGATATTAAAGGTAAAGCACCTTATCGTTTAGTTGGTGAAGATGCTCAAATTTGGGTGTCAAGAAATAGAAGAGAGGAGACGGAAAATAGAGAATTACATTTAAGAAGTAACTATGAAGATTGA
- a CDS encoding addiction module protein, with product MSLHPLLKFDISELSIAERIQLAEDLWDSILEQPEELPLSSAQQQELERRLENYEKNPTTGSSWEDVKKRLGFSQ from the coding sequence ATGAGTCTTCATCCCCTATTAAAATTTGACATTTCTGAACTCAGCATTGCAGAACGTATCCAACTTGCTGAAGATTTATGGGACAGCATCTTAGAACAGCCAGAAGAACTTCCCTTGAGTTCAGCACAACAACAAGAATTAGAGCGACGGTTAGAAAATTACGAAAAAAACCCTACAACCGGTTCTAGTTGGGAAGACGTTAAGAAACGGTTAGGATTTTCCCAATAA